One Cellulomonas sp. NS3 genomic region harbors:
- a CDS encoding EAL domain-containing protein, translating into MIHVGVLTPITGGFYYGDVVANVTRAVAAAGGHVTLVQTIDAGRSRQKLPPAPDVPHIGWESFDGIVAIAQAASASSLRSAIASGTPVVTVGSEIDLDAAQVVADNRDVVRGAVGHLAAHGHRRIAFVGNLSQSDTNARHEGYRAGVAEHGLDEATLITTVDHVEAGGRLAADAVLASGVTAVVTGTDRIALGLAAVLRERGVRIPEDLAVVGYDDVEEGWWHDPPLTTVHQAIGTLGTRAAELLLAELRGEPDHGMHVVASTFVARATCGCPAGAGGSAALGVDDADELVAAVVRHLARPAGPDAGQAAGADAAQDAVTRDDTTGDDATGALAALDGVLASTVARLYPSPPPPEAMLSFTEAVVDRFAVLASDAAGRGDPAAGLLRRVAARTMIALRDHERGVSLERTERLASSIVEQYDVGIEVLSTSSGDPERLGWLSKASARVACLALWDGDPADGVLRVTGVFDPDGRLDEAPSGTTRIEEFPPRALVEQADAGVGDVLYVVPVRGVNGDHGFLCVLGTCERGSRSDPATYAHWATTHNHWAAVLGVALKQKALLEHLGRSEERYSLAATAAKDGLWEWEAGDGHVYVSERCRELLGVADDASVTLETWVALAHPLDTDRVAAELAHAVAEPGVPVEVEYRVAGADGTTRWVLTRCLAVASDGVVQRVVGSVSDIQTRRDLEEQLRQEALYDNVTGLPNRRLFVDRLDAALRHQDRRDREDTAGFAVLFFDLDGFKLVNDSLGHLAGDELLRVVADRLRVALRPLDTAARFGGDEFAVLLVDPVPEDVLVVARRLQDRLAEPVPLGGQVVAVTASVGVATSSSGYRTADDVLRDADAAMYHAKGTHRGSASVFDPDMHVRATGRLQVRGELRGALARGEFVVHYQPVVALDGSGVESFEALVRWEHPERGLLLPGAFLPVMEDDGSVVQLGRLVLDEVCRQVAQWRADRGLPVTVAVNLSHREFWAPDLVAAVRDALARHGVPAGHLVLEITESVVISRPGEARDLLEALDALGVGLHIDDFGTGQSSLTALRTLPVHAMKVDGSFVRELASTPATRDLVRVILDMGRVLGLEVIAECVETEEQAEILRAMGCTGAQGWLYASALPGDAAGALLGAPAAAVGAARVPDATRV; encoded by the coding sequence ATGATCCACGTCGGTGTGCTGACGCCCATCACCGGGGGGTTCTACTACGGCGACGTCGTGGCCAACGTGACGCGGGCGGTCGCCGCGGCGGGCGGGCACGTGACGCTCGTCCAGACCATCGACGCGGGCCGCTCGCGGCAGAAGCTGCCGCCGGCCCCGGACGTCCCCCACATCGGCTGGGAGTCCTTCGACGGGATCGTGGCGATCGCGCAGGCCGCGAGCGCGTCGTCGCTCCGGTCCGCGATCGCGTCGGGCACGCCCGTCGTCACCGTCGGCAGCGAGATCGACCTCGACGCGGCGCAGGTCGTCGCCGACAACCGGGACGTCGTGCGAGGCGCGGTGGGCCACCTCGCCGCGCACGGCCACCGGCGGATCGCGTTCGTCGGCAACCTCTCGCAGTCGGACACGAACGCGCGGCACGAGGGGTACCGCGCCGGGGTCGCGGAGCACGGGCTCGACGAGGCGACCCTGATCACGACGGTCGACCACGTCGAGGCCGGCGGGCGCCTCGCGGCCGACGCGGTCCTGGCGTCCGGGGTGACCGCGGTGGTCACGGGGACGGACCGCATCGCCCTGGGCCTCGCTGCTGTCCTGCGCGAGCGCGGGGTGCGGATCCCGGAGGACCTCGCGGTCGTCGGGTACGACGACGTCGAGGAGGGCTGGTGGCACGACCCGCCCCTGACGACGGTCCACCAGGCCATCGGCACGCTCGGCACCCGGGCGGCGGAGCTCCTGCTCGCGGAGCTGCGCGGGGAGCCGGACCACGGGATGCACGTCGTCGCGTCGACGTTCGTGGCCCGCGCGACGTGCGGCTGCCCCGCGGGCGCGGGCGGGTCGGCTGCCCTCGGGGTCGACGACGCGGACGAGCTCGTCGCCGCCGTCGTGCGGCACCTCGCACGGCCCGCCGGACCGGACGCCGGGCAGGCCGCCGGAGCGGACGCGGCGCAGGACGCCGTGACCCGCGACGACACGACCGGCGACGACGCGACCGGCGCGCTCGCGGCCCTCGACGGCGTGCTCGCCTCGACCGTCGCGCGGCTGTACCCGTCGCCGCCGCCGCCGGAGGCGATGCTGAGCTTCACCGAGGCGGTCGTCGACCGCTTCGCCGTGCTCGCGTCGGACGCCGCGGGACGGGGCGACCCGGCCGCCGGGCTGCTGCGCCGCGTGGCGGCCCGCACGATGATCGCCCTGCGCGACCACGAGCGCGGCGTGTCGCTCGAGCGCACCGAGCGGCTCGCGTCGTCGATCGTCGAGCAGTACGACGTCGGCATCGAGGTCCTGAGCACGTCCTCCGGCGACCCGGAACGGCTCGGGTGGCTGAGCAAGGCGTCGGCCCGGGTCGCGTGCCTGGCCCTGTGGGACGGCGACCCGGCGGACGGCGTGCTGCGCGTCACCGGCGTCTTCGACCCCGACGGGCGGCTCGACGAGGCGCCCTCCGGCACGACGCGGATCGAGGAGTTCCCGCCGCGGGCGCTCGTCGAGCAGGCCGATGCGGGCGTCGGCGACGTGCTGTACGTCGTCCCGGTCCGCGGCGTGAACGGCGACCACGGCTTCCTCTGCGTGCTCGGCACGTGCGAGCGGGGCTCGCGCTCGGACCCCGCGACGTACGCGCACTGGGCGACGACCCACAACCACTGGGCCGCGGTGCTCGGCGTCGCGCTCAAGCAGAAGGCGCTCCTCGAGCACCTCGGGCGCAGCGAGGAGCGGTACTCGCTCGCCGCGACCGCCGCGAAGGACGGGCTCTGGGAGTGGGAGGCCGGCGACGGGCACGTCTACGTGTCCGAGCGGTGCCGCGAGCTGCTGGGCGTCGCCGACGACGCCTCCGTCACGCTCGAGACGTGGGTCGCCCTCGCGCACCCCCTCGACACGGACCGGGTGGCGGCCGAGCTCGCGCACGCGGTCGCGGAGCCGGGCGTCCCGGTCGAGGTCGAGTACCGCGTCGCGGGCGCGGACGGCACGACGCGCTGGGTGCTCACGCGCTGCCTCGCGGTCGCGTCGGACGGCGTGGTGCAGCGCGTCGTCGGCTCGGTCTCCGACATCCAGACGCGCAGGGACCTCGAGGAGCAGCTGCGCCAGGAGGCCCTCTACGACAACGTCACCGGGCTGCCGAACCGCCGCCTGTTCGTCGACCGGCTCGACGCCGCGCTGCGGCACCAGGACCGGCGCGACCGCGAGGACACGGCAGGGTTCGCGGTGCTGTTCTTCGACCTCGACGGGTTCAAGCTCGTGAACGACTCGCTGGGCCACCTCGCGGGCGACGAGCTGCTCCGTGTCGTCGCCGACCGGCTCCGCGTGGCGCTGCGCCCGCTCGACACCGCCGCGCGCTTCGGGGGCGACGAGTTCGCGGTGCTGCTCGTCGACCCCGTGCCCGAGGACGTCCTCGTGGTGGCGCGGCGGCTCCAGGACCGGCTCGCCGAGCCCGTCCCGCTCGGCGGTCAGGTGGTCGCCGTGACCGCGAGCGTCGGGGTCGCGACGTCCTCCTCCGGCTACCGCACCGCCGACGACGTCCTGCGCGACGCCGACGCCGCGATGTACCACGCGAAGGGCACGCACCGCGGCTCCGCGTCGGTCTTCGACCCCGACATGCACGTGCGCGCGACGGGCCGGCTGCAGGTGCGCGGGGAGCTGCGCGGCGCCCTCGCGCGCGGGGAGTTCGTCGTGCACTACCAGCCCGTCGTCGCGCTCGACGGCTCGGGGGTCGAGTCGTTCGAGGCCCTCGTCCGGTGGGAGCACCCGGAGCGGGGCCTGCTGCTGCCGGGCGCGTTCCTGCCCGTGATGGAGGACGACGGCTCGGTCGTGCAGCTCGGTCGCCTCGTGCTCGACGAGGTGTGCCGGCAGGTCGCGCAGTGGCGCGCGGACCGCGGCCTGCCCGTGACCGTCGCGGTGAACCTCTCGCACCGCGAGTTCTGGGCGCCGGACCTCGTCGCGGCCGTCCGGGACGCGCTCGCGCGGCACGGCGTGCCGGCCGGGCACCTCGTGCTCGAGATCACCGAGTCGGTGGTGATCTCGCGGCCCGGCGAGGCGCGCGACCTGCTCGAGGCCCTCGACGCCCTCGGGGTCGGGCTGCACATCGACGACTTCGGCACCGGGCAGTCCTCGCTCACCGCGCTGCGGACGCTCCCGGTGCACGCGATGAAGGTCGACGGCTCCTTCGTCCGGGAGCTGGCGAGCACGCCCGCGACGCGGGACCTGGTGCGCGTGATCCTCGACATGGGCCGCGTCCTCGGGCTCGAGGTCATCGCGGAGTGCGTCGAGACGGAGGAGCAGGCGGAGATCCTGCGGGCGATGGGGTGCACGGGCGCGCAGGGCTGGTTGTACGCGAGCGCGCTGCCCGGCGACGCGGCGGGCGCTCTGCTCGGCGCGCCGGCCGCCGCGGTCGGGGCTGCCCGGGTGCCGGACGCGACGCGGGTCTGA
- a CDS encoding amino-acid N-acetyltransferase: protein MTEPALRVRPARPADVRAIRDLVEPYASERILLAKEWVGYYEAVQEFVVAEAAAPAGTAPGEPAAVVGCGALHVMWQDLAEIRTLAVDRSWRGRGVGHALLDALVERARDLGLRRLFCLTFEVDFFAAHGFHVIDGTPVTPDVYAELLRSHDDGVAEFLDLARVKPNTLGNTRMLVELD from the coding sequence GTGACCGAGCCTGCCCTCCGCGTGCGCCCCGCACGCCCCGCCGACGTCCGGGCCATCCGTGACCTCGTCGAGCCGTACGCGTCCGAGCGGATCCTCCTGGCCAAGGAGTGGGTCGGGTACTACGAGGCCGTGCAGGAGTTCGTCGTGGCGGAGGCGGCCGCGCCCGCGGGGACGGCGCCCGGGGAGCCGGCCGCCGTCGTCGGGTGCGGCGCGCTGCACGTCATGTGGCAGGACCTCGCCGAGATCCGCACGCTCGCCGTCGACCGGTCGTGGCGCGGGCGGGGGGTCGGGCACGCGCTGCTCGACGCTCTCGTCGAGCGGGCCCGCGACCTCGGGCTGCGGCGGCTGTTCTGCCTGACCTTCGAGGTCGACTTCTTCGCGGCGCACGGCTTCCACGTGATCGACGGGACGCCCGTGACGCCCGACGTCTACGCCGAGCTGCTCCGCTCCCACGACGACGGCGTCGCCGAGTTCCTCGACCTCGCGCGGGTCAAGCCGAACACGCTCGGCAACACGCGGATGCTGGTCGAGCTCGACTGA